ATCCGCATCCCGGGTTTGGTTTTTTCAACATCGATCCGATTCCATGCGATCCGCTGAAACCATTTGGTAGCGTTTCCCTAACAGGTGTTCGTTCGAAAGCACCTCCGGTCCTTTTCAGCACCAACGGGGGAGCTTATCAATCAGATTCCACATTTTCCAATTTACCGGAAGGATCGTATACCGTTTCTTTGAAAGACGCAAACGGATGCACAACTGACAGTTCGTTTTATCTGGACGCTCCTGAAATTCCAATAATTGATGTTGGGCCGGATCATTTGGTACTCAAAGGCGAAATTGTACAGTTGAATGCTCTGATTACAGGAACGTATTCCTCCATTTACTGGAGCAGTCCGGTAGATCTCTCCTGCCAGGCTTGCGAAGATCCCTGGTTGCAGCCTAAGCAAGCGATGCGTTTGTTTTGTACAATAATCAATGAAGATGGATGCATAGCCACCGATTCACTCGAAATACGGATCTTTGAAAACAAGGTTTTTGCACCCAATGTTTTTTCTCCAAATGGCGATCAGATCAATGACTTTTTTACGCTCTTCGGAAATCTCAGCGAGATCAAACTCCTTGAAATTTATGACCGCTGGGGTAACCGCGTTTTCGTCAAAGAACATTTCGCAGGCAATAGACCAGATTTGGGTTGGAATGGAAGTTTTAAAAATGAAAAAGTATTGCCTGGAGTTTATATTTATCGGGCCATAGTGGGTTTTGAGAAAGGGGATGATAGGCTTCTTCATGGGGATTTGACGGTTGTTCGGTAGCGAAATTACCATCTACTTTAAACTACGAACGTTTGTTAGTTAGGCCTGGTGGCTTGGAGGCCTGGAGGCCTGGAGGCTTGGAGTCCCGATAAAATATAGAGAATCATTTCTTTACTAAAATATTATTCAATTTTATCGGGATTTAGACTTTTAGGCTTTTAGGCTTTTAGGCTTTTAGGCTTTTAGGCTTTTAGGAAATTAGGAAATTAGGAAATTAGGAAATTAGGCTTTTAGGAAATTAGGAAATTAATGATAATTATGGGGACTTCTAAATATTCATAAAAATACCTATCTTTTGGGAAAAATTCTATATGGCCAAAATCATTACACCAAAGCAACAACTTGAGCTATTTGAGTGGGATGCGCTTGTTGAAAAACTTCGTTCTTTTGATAAAGATCCATTAGCTAAGCTTAACGATTACATCAGATTTGAATATTTTCGAAAGGAGCTGGAAAAAATTGTTAAAAGAACGGGAGAAGGTCCCGGCAGGCCATCTTATGATGTAGTGATGATGTTCAAGTTATTAATTGTTCAAAGAATATATGATTTAAGTGATGAATCAATGGAATTCCAAATAGCAGACCGGACAAGTTTTAAATTATTTTTAGGAATACGAGGAACGGATCAGATTCCTGACGCAAGAACAATCTGGTCGTTCAAGAATGAATTGAGTTTAAAGAAGGCGGATAAAAGGTTATTCAAAAAACTGGATCAACTATTACACCAGAATAGGGTAATAATAAATAAGGGTAGTATTGTAGATGCTCATATTGTAGAAAGCGAAATTAACCGCAATAGTAAAGAGGATAATGACTTAATAAAGAATGGGCAAATACCACAAGAATGGGAGGACAACCCAAATATTGGAAGACAAAAAGATTCCGATGCCCGCTGGGTAAAGCACCATAATCGCAAAGCCTACGGCTATAAAGATCATGTGAAGATCGATAAAAACACCAAACTGATTACCAACTATGAAATAACCCCTGCGAATGTTTATGATGGTGAAATGACGGATGTATTGATAGAAAAACGGGATAAAGGAAAACGCTTATATGGAGATTCGGCAAGCTGGGATTTCCGAGAACGAATCCGGAAGAAAGGGATGATACCTTGTATAAATCAGAAAGGAAGAAGAAACCGTCCATTAAACGACAGGGAGCAAGACAGAAATACGAACTTATCAAGAACACGTGCACGAGTTGAACATGTATTTGGTTGTATCACCACGATGTTTGGAAAAATGAAATTACGATGCATAGGTAAAGTAAGATCTTCTTTTCAAATTGGACTGACAAACATAACATATAATTTATTCCGGATTATCCAACTAAAAAGAAAAGTAGCATGGGCATAGTGTGCCCGGAACTGAAAAATCACAAATAAATTCACGAAATTGTTGAAAACCGAATCGAAATTGTTGAAAAACCTTGCTTGCAAAAGCTCCATTGTAGCCTTTGAAGTTTAAATGAATATCATTTGAACAAATGAAACGAACTTTTTTAATAAATAGAAGTCCCCTTATTTTAAATGGTTTCTTGAATTGGTTTTTTTTATTTAAAACATTTTTTTTTCATATTATCATTGATATGAAGTTGGTGATGTCTAAGAAATAATTACTTCATTTAAATCTGCGCTATCTGCGAAATCCCCGCCTGAACGACAAGATTCATATCTTTTGAATTATTCATTTCAGTCGGGCAGGTGCGGGACTTTCATCTTGTATTTTTCACTACTTTATTGTAAATCCCAAATCCGGACCCATTTAATACTAAAAAGCACTGATAATCAGGCATTTTTAAACTTGAATTTTTTTCACGAATTATTGGAATTTCCTATCTTTGCGGATAAATTTATGAAAATGAAACACATATTAAGCATTTTATCTCTGTTTGCACTTATCCTGGTTTTACCATCTTGTAAAGAACAAAGTAAATCAGACGCTCCTGCGGAATCTACAGAAGCTCCTGCTGCTGCTCCAACTCCGGCGCCTGCCGCAGATCCGGCTATTACGGTTCCACCGCCTGCTCCTACAACACCTGAGCCGGCTCAGAATGCAAAAGGCGTATGGCATTATACCTGTCCGAAAGGTTGCGAAGGTGGTGCCGGAGCACAAGGCAATTGTGCAAAATGTGGTACAGCATTAGCGCATAATGCCGCATACCACCAGCAATAAGATTTAACAGGAATATATATATTCCTGCTTGTTAAACTTTTATGCCCACTGATTCTTTGATGAGTCCGTGGGTATTTTTTTTGATTAACTTTTATCTTGTTCTGATTTTTTTAATGAACCAAATTACCAGAAAATATGGCACGTGTAAGTACTTATTTGAATTTCCCCAGACATACCGAAGAAGCCTTTCAGTTTTACCAATCGATTTTTGGAGGAGAATTTGAAGGCGAAATTTCCCGATTCAGAGATCTGCCTCCTTCAGATGACATGCCACCAATCGAAGATGCTGACCTTGATCTGGTGATGCATATTTCTCTGCCAATTATCGGCGGACATCGCCTAATGGGAACGGATGCGCCTGAATCCATGGGGTTTAGATTGCGATTTGGCAATACCATGTACATCAATCTGGAACCGGATACACGCGAAGAAACCGAAAGATTATTTAATGCGCTCTCCGAAGATGGTATGGTTGAAATGGAATTGCAGGACATGTATTGGGGAGCTTATTACGGCAGCTGCACCGATAAATTCGGCGTTCAGTGGATGTTCAATTGCGAAGAAAAGGCCGGATAAAGAAATTGCCAATGGATTCCTTTGTAGAAGTTTCAATTCCGTTAACTTCTTATTCCTTTTTTGAAAATTGCCTTTCTACATTAACAGAAGCTCTTTGCGCTCTTTATGGTTAAACACGGGACATCATATTCTACTCAGCTCCCTATTATGAAAATGTACGTTCATTAACCGCAAAGGAGGATGAGAAGGCGCAATGCGCTAAGAATTTTCGATGTGCTTCTTATCTCTGTTTTGAAAATTACCTTTTCCTGTATATTGAACCTCTTTGCGCTCTTTGCGAAAAACTCAGCGCTCTCTGCGGTTAAACACGGGACATCATATTTTAGTCAGATCTCTTTATTGAAACCGCACACGTAGTTTCAATTTATCTTCTTGCAGATTATTTGACTTCAACGAATTGTGTGACCCATTATCCACTAATCGACAGATCAATATAAAATAATGATGATTTAATGAAATCAATGAATGACAATAAAAAAAATTACAAATCAAAATAAATCCAGGAATTGAAGCCCGGAAAGAACAAGAACAAAGCAGATTTCTTTTAAAAAAAATAACTCGAACATTATTTTAATTAAATTTGTAATCATGTTCCTGATACGATTTTTCATTATTTCAATCCTGGTCGGTTGTTTTTCAGACATGAATGCTCAATGCCCGTTGGATAGTTCAAAATTGGAATTGAAAGCTGAATATTTTGATAATCCAGCATTTGGAAATTTTCTTTCTCTTCGCAAAGACCGCCTGGGAAGAGATCTTTTGTTTACCACTACGAAAGATGCCGGATTAAAAATATTTCGCATCGAAAATGGAAATTTAAATTTACATAAACAGTTTGCACCTTCTGTTTTTGGTGGCGGAGATGTCATCAGTTTACAACAACAGGGTGAATATCTCTATCTTACACTGGGCGATATATGGAATACAAACGAGAATGTCGGCCTTGCGATTCTGGATGTAAGCGATGAATCCTCTATGGTGGTGACAGACACGATCAACTTCCCATCCATGGCCGGAGGGGCGGCAGATGTTTTTATTCAAAATGATACGGCTTATCTGGCCGCAATGCGAAACGGAATCGTTCTTTTGGATGTGCGCGATAAAAAGAATATTCAATTCATCAGCCAGTTGACTTTCGGCAATGATTTTCCGCATCGCGATTCGAGCAACAGCGATGCCTACAATGCCCGTGGGATCTGGGTAAAAGACAACTATGCATATGTGTGTTATGACCGGGGCGGACTCAGAGTCGTTGACCTTGCAGATCCGGTTCATCCGAAAGAAGTCGCAAAATATTGTTTTCAAAACTTAGTCAATTACGCTACTGCTTACAACCATATCTGGATCCACCAAAATCTGGCATTTGTGGCGATCGATTATTATGGAATGGAAATCCTTGACATCTCTGATCCGCTACACATCCGGCATAAGGCTCATTGGCATCCTCAGGATTGGGCTCCTGCGACCAATGATTTTCCAACATGGGCCGGTTCGAAAGGACATGCGAATGAGATTGCTTACGACGAACACTGTAATTCCGTTTTTCTTTCCGCAGGTAAAACCGATGTTGCCATCATTGATGTGAATGATAGCAACAATCCGGTCACCTGTGGATTGATCGGTAATGCTGCTGATACTTATGGAACCTGGGGTATTGATTATTTTAGTCGCCATGTTTATGCCAGTTATATCTGGTCTCCGTTTTTTCCACCTCATTCCAATTATACCGGGTTCAGAGCATTTGAAATTCCCGACTGTGTGACAACTACTGTAAAACCTTATGAAGACCATGATGCCCGTGTGGTATTCATTTACAGCAAAGAGAAGGGGACCATAAATTTTAAATTTCGCGATCCAACCCAGGCTCTTAAAATAAAAATATTCTCCCTGTCCGGATTAGAGTTATTTGCAGACGAATATTCGAACCTCAATGAGCTCCAGGTGAATGAAAAATTCCAGGCCGGATTTTATCTCATACAGATGCAATTTGAGAATAAGCCCGAAAAAAATTATAAATTCATATTGCCTGAATAATCCTAATTTTCCCACAGTAACAGTAAGATGCGAAAAGTTGAAGTTCAAATTGAAATAGCTTGCACTCCTGCAGAAGTCATTTCATGTTTTTTAGAACCTGAACATTTACAAAAATGGTGGGGAGTAGAGCGTACATTGATCGATAAAAAAATTGGTGGTATGTATCTGCTTGCCTGGCAGATCTCAGAAGCCGGAATCAAATACATTTCCAGTGGAATCATTGAATCCTTTGATCCCGGTTCAAAACTTGTTATTGGAAACTACGTGTACATGAATCCCGAAAAGAATTTTTTGGGTCCGATGACACTTTCTATAGAAGCTGAAATTGCAACAGTGGGATGTAAGCTGAAAGTTTGTCAGGATGGTTACGGAGAAGGAAGCGAATGGGATTGGTATTACGAGGCGGTATTGCATGCCTGGCCTGTTGTGATTCAAACGTTTAAAAATTATATCGAAAAAGATTTTACCAAATTGTAAAAGAACATGAATTTTCATCAAAATTTAAATTTGTGATTTACCAACAACTTGCACTGATCGCTTCCATATTGGGTGGTTTTGCATTTACATTCTTTGCCGCCGTCGTATTCCAACCCCGGCCACACAAAATTTACATGCCGGTTTTGCTGCTTTCCATTGCTTCCACCATTTGCATGTTTGTCTGTACATTGGGTTGGTCGTTCATCGCCATCAACGAGCACCGCGGAGCAGAAAATATTGGTGAGCTGCTCAAACATCATCACAAAACGCTTTCCATGTTATTCCTTTTGGGAATTGTTGCTTTGATCACCTGTATTGGTCTCAGTGGATGGCTGCATTCCAAAAAAGCAGGAATCGCTTCCGTATT
The DNA window shown above is from Saprospiraceae bacterium and carries:
- a CDS encoding VOC family protein, which codes for MARVSTYLNFPRHTEEAFQFYQSIFGGEFEGEISRFRDLPPSDDMPPIEDADLDLVMHISLPIIGGHRLMGTDAPESMGFRLRFGNTMYINLEPDTREETERLFNALSEDGMVEMELQDMYWGAYYGSCTDKFGVQWMFNCEEKAG
- a CDS encoding IS5 family transposase gives rise to the protein MAKIITPKQQLELFEWDALVEKLRSFDKDPLAKLNDYIRFEYFRKELEKIVKRTGEGPGRPSYDVVMMFKLLIVQRIYDLSDESMEFQIADRTSFKLFLGIRGTDQIPDARTIWSFKNELSLKKADKRLFKKLDQLLHQNRVIINKGSIVDAHIVESEINRNSKEDNDLIKNGQIPQEWEDNPNIGRQKDSDARWVKHHNRKAYGYKDHVKIDKNTKLITNYEITPANVYDGEMTDVLIEKRDKGKRLYGDSASWDFRERIRKKGMIPCINQKGRRNRPLNDREQDRNTNLSRTRARVEHVFGCITTMFGKMKLRCIGKVRSSFQIGLTNITYNLFRIIQLKRKVAWA
- a CDS encoding SRPBCC domain-containing protein — protein: MRKVEVQIEIACTPAEVISCFLEPEHLQKWWGVERTLIDKKIGGMYLLAWQISEAGIKYISSGIIESFDPGSKLVIGNYVYMNPEKNFLGPMTLSIEAEIATVGCKLKVCQDGYGEGSEWDWYYEAVLHAWPVVIQTFKNYIEKDFTKL